The proteins below are encoded in one region of Candidatus Caldatribacterium sp.:
- the hydF gene encoding [FeFe] hydrogenase H-cluster maturation GTPase HydF, with the protein MQGTPRSLRPHIGIFGRRNVGKSSLINALVGQEVAIVSDVPGTTTDPVFKPIELLPFGPVVLIDTAGLDDEGFLGELRKKKSLEVLRRCDVALLVWDGRTDFSFEREILKLLRERDVLVLGVANKIDETAEPLRPPEDFNIPVFYTSAKTGEGILKLKTTLIEALKRTTQEKPLIRDLVRPGDLVVLVVPIDLGAPKGRLILPQVQTIREILDADAVSLVVKERELSEALERLKAPPRLVVTDSQVFHKVAGAVPPSVPITSFSILFARHKGDLRTFVEGVRAVERLKPRDRVLILEACTHHPLPDDIGRVKIPRWLRQYLGFDLSFEVVAGPMVSVPLKEYNLIIHCGGCMINPKEMLFRIEEASRAGVPITNYGVLIAYLHGLFPRALEVFPEMAFLKEEEVSPLFRKIGGRWSL; encoded by the coding sequence ATGCAGGGAACTCCTCGTAGTCTTCGGCCGCACATTGGGATTTTCGGACGGCGGAACGTGGGGAAATCCTCACTCATCAACGCCTTGGTGGGCCAGGAAGTGGCCATAGTCTCTGACGTTCCCGGAACAACGACCGATCCGGTTTTCAAGCCCATTGAACTCCTCCCTTTTGGTCCGGTGGTCCTCATTGATACTGCTGGTCTGGATGACGAGGGGTTTCTCGGAGAGCTCCGCAAGAAAAAATCCCTTGAGGTCCTCCGCCGCTGCGACGTTGCGCTCCTTGTCTGGGACGGGAGGACAGACTTCTCCTTTGAGCGGGAAATCCTGAAACTCCTCCGAGAGCGGGATGTTCTTGTTCTTGGAGTGGCGAACAAAATCGATGAAACCGCAGAGCCCCTCCGTCCCCCCGAAGACTTCAATATCCCGGTCTTCTACACCAGCGCCAAAACCGGAGAGGGAATTCTAAAACTCAAAACAACTCTCATCGAAGCTCTGAAAAGAACCACCCAGGAAAAACCCCTCATCCGGGACTTAGTGCGCCCAGGAGACCTTGTTGTCCTTGTCGTGCCCATAGACCTTGGAGCTCCAAAGGGACGCCTCATCCTTCCCCAGGTCCAGACCATTCGGGAAATTCTCGATGCAGACGCCGTGAGCCTTGTGGTGAAGGAACGAGAGCTCAGTGAAGCCTTAGAACGCTTAAAAGCGCCGCCGAGACTGGTCGTCACCGATTCCCAGGTGTTCCACAAAGTTGCTGGAGCTGTCCCTCCCTCGGTCCCCATCACGAGTTTTTCCATTCTCTTTGCCCGCCACAAAGGGGACCTCAGAACCTTCGTGGAGGGAGTAAGAGCCGTAGAGCGCTTGAAACCTCGCGATCGGGTGCTCATCCTTGAGGCGTGTACCCATCATCCCCTTCCTGATGACATCGGGCGGGTGAAAATCCCCCGCTGGCTTCGGCAGTACCTCGGCTTTGACCTGTCTTTTGAGGTTGTGGCTGGACCCATGGTCTCTGTTCCCCTCAAGGAGTACAACCTCATCATCCACTGCGGGGGATGCATGATCAATCCCAAGGAGATGCTCTTCCGGATTGAGGAAGCCTCCCGTGCCGGAGTACCGATAACGAACTACGGTGTCCTCATTGCCTACCTCCATGGGCTCTTCCCCCGAGCCCTCGAGGTCTTCCCGGAAATGGCCTTTCTCAAGGAGGAAGAAGTTTCGCCCCTTTTCCGAAAGATTGGCGGTCGCTGGAGTCTCTAA
- a CDS encoding dihydropteroate synthase has protein sequence MLIVAERINAARKPIREALERKDAAFLIEEAKKQEAAGAHFLDVNAGTEAEEEVVNLPWLVELLQEEVTIPLCLDTANDKALARALEVYRKKEVMINSFTAEPHRIEGVLPLAKAYDAYVVGLAMGDGGLPESVEDRLRLVERLIRAVEDYGIPKDRLFIDPLVVPIGTDQRQGKIFLETLQAIKREFPGVRTICGLSNISFGMPNRRLLNRTFLALCAGCDLDAAIVDPCDRDLMSVLFAALALLGKDEFCMNYLAAYRAGKLCP, from the coding sequence TCCTCATCGAGGAGGCGAAAAAGCAGGAAGCAGCAGGAGCCCATTTTCTCGATGTCAACGCAGGGACCGAAGCGGAAGAAGAGGTGGTGAATCTCCCCTGGCTTGTGGAGCTTTTGCAAGAGGAGGTTACCATTCCTCTTTGCCTTGACACGGCAAACGATAAGGCTCTTGCTCGGGCTCTTGAGGTGTACCGGAAAAAGGAGGTTATGATCAACTCTTTCACCGCTGAACCCCACCGGATTGAGGGGGTTCTCCCCCTTGCAAAGGCCTATGATGCTTACGTTGTGGGGCTTGCGATGGGAGATGGAGGCCTTCCCGAGTCGGTGGAGGACCGCCTCCGTCTTGTGGAACGCCTGATCCGTGCTGTGGAGGACTACGGAATTCCAAAGGACCGCCTCTTCATCGACCCTCTCGTTGTTCCCATCGGGACGGACCAGAGGCAGGGTAAGATCTTCCTTGAAACCCTGCAGGCCATAAAGCGGGAATTCCCCGGAGTTCGAACCATCTGTGGCCTGAGCAACATCTCTTTTGGGATGCCGAACCGACGCCTCCTCAACCGGACGTTCCTTGCTCTCTGCGCCGGGTGTGACCTCGATGCGGCGATTGTGGACCCCTGTGATCGGGACTTGATGTCTGTTCTCTTTGCTGCTTTGGCGCTTCTTGGGAAGGATGAGTTCTGCATGAACTACCTTGCCGCGTACCGGGCGGGGAAGTTGTGTCCGTGA